The following proteins come from a genomic window of Corallococcus sp. NCRR:
- a CDS encoding serine/threonine-protein kinase yields MPPPSAGFQFGKYKLLERIATGGMAEIYRARMTAVAGVTKPVVIKKILPGYADDSAFVSMFINEARIALGLSHGNIAQIFDFGEVEGEYFLAMEWVDGHPLSHVMRRAREKGLPALPPPLAVLVAIDMLRGLAYAHTRLDDNGRPLHIVHRDVSPQNVLLSFEGQVKLVDFGIARARLAGRSDTKVDPAKGKYVYFAPEQARGEALDARTDVFAAGTVLYEMLCGRRPFEGSLQDVLRKISQGDFPRPREWTPNIPAALERILLTAMATSPEQRYPTAQAFAEALARQLHVTAPDVSASDLGHFMGYLYEPELVESGRPVQLPREFVARVGRWSGVAEPPPIATPPEVPRHASEPRGEPGEPRGDLTTQPLPPQAMPPEPPPAWHRSLRGWAVRGAPVVVAALVATWLVLVMGGSNTFAVELSSSPPGATIRVNGRTLAETTPTLITQLPSDRDHVLEVLLPGMVPFSQRVHAERGTTLAVHARLAPKQAVAARALPRPGPDSAPASIARYSSGGPFALSAVSHALRVPSSQAARMRLDPSRTYGLRVEGRVSVGGPLPVAQAVYFLEGGTALAARDSFGLVGADEVLVRDASVLYVFLWDDRPDDNRGALQVHVREQASGAITTLLLDARRHAVSLSPHDGFTLRELDPSTTYRVVVRSAGEPARTRGFGGGEVNGVLALHGAGPSPAVAPGTLEVLEVNQPTVMRGASWLRLAFPDDDVHDNSGGLTLEVTPVAPLHQ; encoded by the coding sequence GTGCCGCCGCCCTCCGCCGGCTTCCAGTTCGGCAAGTACAAGCTGCTCGAGCGCATCGCGACGGGCGGCATGGCGGAGATCTACCGCGCCCGGATGACGGCGGTGGCGGGCGTGACGAAGCCGGTGGTCATCAAGAAGATCCTCCCGGGCTACGCGGACGACAGCGCGTTCGTGTCCATGTTCATCAACGAGGCGCGCATCGCGCTGGGGCTGTCGCACGGCAACATCGCGCAGATCTTCGACTTCGGCGAGGTGGAGGGCGAGTACTTCCTCGCGATGGAGTGGGTGGACGGCCATCCGCTCTCGCACGTGATGCGCCGGGCGCGGGAGAAGGGGCTGCCCGCGCTGCCGCCGCCCTTGGCGGTGCTGGTGGCCATCGACATGCTGCGGGGGCTGGCGTACGCGCACACGCGGCTGGATGACAACGGCCGCCCGCTGCACATCGTCCACCGGGACGTGAGCCCGCAGAACGTGCTCCTCTCCTTCGAGGGGCAGGTGAAGCTGGTGGACTTCGGCATCGCGCGTGCGCGGCTCGCCGGACGCTCCGACACCAAGGTGGATCCCGCGAAGGGCAAGTACGTCTACTTCGCGCCGGAGCAGGCGCGCGGCGAGGCGCTGGACGCGCGCACGGACGTGTTCGCCGCGGGCACGGTCCTCTACGAGATGCTCTGCGGGCGGCGCCCCTTCGAGGGCTCGCTCCAGGACGTGCTGCGCAAGATCTCCCAGGGCGACTTCCCCCGCCCGCGCGAGTGGACGCCGAACATCCCGGCCGCGCTGGAGCGCATCCTGCTCACCGCGATGGCCACGAGCCCGGAGCAGCGCTACCCCACGGCGCAGGCCTTCGCGGAGGCGCTGGCGCGCCAGCTCCACGTGACCGCGCCGGACGTGTCCGCCAGCGACCTGGGCCACTTCATGGGCTACCTCTATGAGCCGGAGCTCGTGGAGTCCGGCCGCCCGGTGCAGCTGCCGCGCGAGTTCGTCGCGCGCGTGGGCCGCTGGAGCGGCGTCGCTGAACCGCCCCCCATCGCCACGCCGCCGGAGGTGCCCCGCCACGCCTCCGAGCCCCGGGGTGAGCCCGGCGAGCCCCGAGGTGATTTGACGACCCAGCCCCTGCCCCCGCAGGCGATGCCTCCGGAGCCGCCGCCCGCGTGGCACCGCTCCCTGCGCGGCTGGGCGGTGCGCGGCGCGCCGGTGGTGGTGGCGGCGCTCGTGGCCACGTGGCTGGTCCTGGTCATGGGCGGCTCCAACACGTTCGCGGTGGAGCTCAGCTCCTCGCCTCCGGGCGCCACCATCCGCGTGAACGGCCGGACGCTGGCGGAGACGACGCCCACGCTCATCACCCAGCTGCCGTCGGACCGCGACCACGTGCTGGAGGTGCTGCTGCCGGGCATGGTGCCCTTCAGCCAGCGCGTGCACGCCGAGCGCGGCACCACGCTGGCGGTCCACGCGCGGCTCGCGCCGAAGCAAGCCGTCGCGGCTCGCGCCCTGCCCCGCCCGGGTCCGGACAGCGCGCCCGCGTCCATCGCCCGCTATTCCTCCGGAGGCCCGTTCGCGCTCAGCGCGGTCTCCCATGCGCTGCGCGTGCCCTCGTCCCAGGCGGCGCGCATGCGGTTGGATCCCTCCCGCACCTACGGCCTGCGCGTGGAGGGCCGCGTGTCGGTGGGCGGACCGCTGCCGGTGGCCCAGGCCGTGTACTTCCTGGAGGGCGGCACGGCGCTGGCCGCGCGCGACAGCTTCGGCCTGGTGGGCGCGGACGAGGTGCTGGTGCGCGACGCCTCCGTCCTCTACGTGTTCCTCTGGGACGACCGCCCGGACGACAACCGCGGCGCGCTCCAGGTGCACGTGCGCGAACAGGCGAGCGGCGCCATCACCACCTTGCTCCTGGACGCGCGCCGGCACGCCGTGTCGCTGTCCCCCCACGACGGCTTCACGCTCCGGGAGCTGGATCCGTCCACCACGTACCGCGTCGTGGTGCGTTCGGCCGGGGAGCCGGCGCGCACGCGCGGCTTCGGCGGCGGCGAGGTGAACGGCGTGCTCGCGCTGCACGGCGCGGGGCCCTCTCCGGCCGTGGCCCCGGGCACGCTGGAGGTCCTGGAGGTCAACCAGCCCACGGTGATGCGCGGCGCGAGCTGGCTGCGGCTCGCGTTCCCGGATGACGACGTCCACGACAACTCCGGCGGCCTCACCCTGGAGGTGACGCCGGTGGCGCCGCTGCACCAGTAG
- a CDS encoding CarD family transcriptional regulator has translation MPEGSAALQLQVGDRVVYPNQGVCRVAAIDVKEVAGQSLTFVTMRREEDGAVVMVPQGKILSIGVRKVASPADVEEIYAFLRSDSDKADLDWKQRARTNLDRMTQGGILGLAEVVKGLQVLSELRPLPTKERELYDNARHLLVSEVAAALGTAEANAEDSIDIVLFPPGKERPKRTAAEFARPGGDEDDMDLDGDLMGLEGGELDLPSDEEPQSESEEESSDEEGGEEEGGEEGAEDAPKKRGRPPKAKPAEGAEPAAPKKRGRPPKPKPEVVEGAEPAAPKKRGRPPKAKPPEGAAPAEPAAPKKRGRPPKAKPPEDE, from the coding sequence ATGCCAGAAGGGTCCGCTGCACTCCAGCTCCAGGTTGGAGACCGGGTCGTCTACCCCAACCAGGGGGTCTGCCGCGTCGCCGCCATCGACGTGAAGGAGGTTGCGGGCCAGAGCCTCACCTTCGTCACCATGCGCCGGGAGGAAGACGGCGCGGTCGTGATGGTGCCGCAAGGAAAGATCCTCTCCATCGGCGTGCGCAAGGTGGCCAGTCCCGCCGACGTGGAGGAGATCTACGCGTTCCTCCGCTCGGACAGTGACAAGGCGGACCTGGACTGGAAGCAACGCGCGCGCACCAACCTGGACCGCATGACCCAGGGCGGAATCCTGGGGCTGGCGGAGGTCGTCAAGGGCCTCCAGGTCCTCAGTGAGCTGCGGCCGCTGCCCACCAAGGAGCGCGAGCTCTACGACAACGCCCGGCACCTGCTGGTGTCGGAGGTCGCCGCCGCGCTGGGCACCGCCGAGGCCAACGCCGAGGACTCCATCGACATCGTCCTCTTCCCGCCCGGGAAGGAGCGTCCCAAGCGCACCGCCGCGGAGTTCGCGCGGCCCGGTGGCGACGAGGACGACATGGACCTGGACGGCGACCTCATGGGTCTGGAGGGCGGGGAGCTGGACCTGCCCTCGGACGAGGAGCCGCAGTCCGAGTCCGAGGAGGAGTCCTCCGACGAGGAGGGCGGCGAGGAGGAAGGCGGCGAGGAGGGGGCCGAGGACGCTCCCAAGAAGCGCGGCCGTCCGCCCAAGGCCAAGCCGGCCGAGGGCGCCGAGCCCGCCGCCCCGAAGAAGCGCGGCCGTCCGCCCAAGCCGAAGCCGGAGGTGGTGGAGGGTGCCGAGCCCGCCGCCCCGAAGAAGCGCGGCCGTCCGCCCAAGGCCAAGCCGCCCGAAGGCGCCGCGCCCGCGGAGCCCGCCGCGCCCAAGAAGCGTGGCCGTCCTCCCAAGGCGAAGCCGCCCGAGGACGAGTGA
- a CDS encoding ArnT family glycosyltransferase: MTALGTGRPATREEKLTALALWVLAFAALWSTEAAVGFTRDESVYFAAAEGYSQWFRLLLRSPAQAFTDSAIVRLWDYNHEHPALMKTLFGLSHLLFHDTLGVMRDATAYRLPAFAMAALVPALCFLLGSALYGRTAGWFAALSFLLVPRQYFNAELACFDMPVAAMWLLVVYCFWRALESTRWGVACGVAFGLAIATKHNALFLPFVLSPFALWRAWRASEGNPEARVRLFRFVGLFVAVAVLYGLLVVFLGGPAAFQKKFLLLSPHTLFFVGLAVGCGVLLRDSRRVSLPVTRALVPLAAMAVLGPVIFYLHWPYLWHAPVDRTAWYLAFHATHNHYAWFYLGTLMRGPPFPLSYVVVKTALTVPSSLFAPMVTGFVALVGRALLSLSARTRDQVRMPTASEALVGVNAVTSILIISHPQVPHFGGVKHWFPSMPFLGILAGAAVARGCYALWEVLKARRPSMSPLGVTVPVFALLLAPALLGLVRVFPYGTAAYSELAGGLPGAATLGMQRQFWSSHVTGVLPWINEHAKPGARIYLHEVNGFSFRDYQRNGMLRPDVRAVNSPFDADIVAYQYHQEFREHEFLTWQAFGTRTPVTGLYLDETPQVIVYQRPE, encoded by the coding sequence ATGACCGCGCTGGGAACCGGGCGCCCCGCCACGCGCGAGGAGAAGCTCACGGCGCTGGCGCTGTGGGTGCTGGCCTTCGCGGCGCTGTGGAGCACGGAAGCCGCCGTGGGCTTCACGCGCGACGAGAGCGTCTACTTCGCCGCGGCGGAGGGCTATTCGCAGTGGTTCCGGCTGCTGTTGCGCTCGCCCGCGCAGGCGTTCACGGACAGCGCCATCGTGCGCTTGTGGGACTACAACCACGAGCACCCGGCGCTGATGAAGACGCTGTTCGGGTTGAGCCACCTGCTCTTCCACGACACGCTGGGCGTGATGCGCGACGCGACGGCCTACCGGCTGCCCGCGTTCGCGATGGCGGCGCTGGTTCCCGCGCTGTGCTTCCTGCTGGGCAGCGCGCTGTACGGCCGCACCGCGGGGTGGTTCGCCGCCCTCTCCTTCCTGCTGGTGCCGCGCCAGTACTTCAACGCGGAGCTGGCGTGTTTCGACATGCCGGTGGCCGCGATGTGGCTGCTCGTCGTGTACTGCTTCTGGCGCGCGCTGGAGAGCACCCGCTGGGGCGTCGCGTGCGGCGTGGCGTTCGGCCTGGCCATCGCCACGAAGCACAACGCGCTCTTCCTGCCGTTCGTGCTGTCGCCGTTCGCACTGTGGCGCGCGTGGCGGGCCAGCGAAGGCAACCCCGAGGCCCGCGTGCGGCTCTTCCGCTTCGTGGGGCTCTTCGTCGCGGTGGCGGTGCTGTACGGCCTGCTGGTGGTGTTCCTGGGCGGACCCGCCGCGTTCCAGAAGAAGTTCCTGCTGCTCAGCCCGCACACGCTGTTCTTCGTGGGGCTCGCGGTGGGCTGCGGGGTGCTGCTGAGGGATTCGCGGCGCGTCAGCCTGCCGGTGACGCGGGCGCTGGTGCCGCTGGCGGCCATGGCGGTGCTGGGCCCCGTCATCTTCTACCTGCACTGGCCCTACCTCTGGCACGCGCCGGTGGACCGCACGGCCTGGTACCTGGCCTTCCACGCGACGCACAACCACTACGCCTGGTTCTACCTGGGCACGCTGATGCGCGGGCCGCCCTTCCCGCTCAGCTACGTGGTGGTGAAGACGGCGCTGACGGTGCCCTCCAGCCTCTTCGCGCCCATGGTGACGGGCTTCGTGGCGCTCGTGGGCCGCGCGCTCTTGAGCCTCAGTGCCCGCACGCGTGACCAGGTGCGGATGCCCACCGCGTCGGAGGCGCTGGTGGGCGTCAACGCGGTGACGTCCATCCTCATCATCAGCCATCCTCAAGTTCCGCACTTCGGAGGCGTGAAGCACTGGTTCCCGTCCATGCCCTTCCTGGGCATCCTCGCGGGCGCGGCGGTGGCGCGCGGGTGCTACGCGCTGTGGGAGGTGCTGAAGGCGCGGCGTCCCTCCATGTCACCGCTGGGGGTGACGGTGCCGGTGTTCGCGCTGCTGCTGGCGCCCGCGCTGCTGGGGCTGGTGCGGGTGTTCCCGTACGGCACGGCGGCGTACTCGGAGCTGGCGGGCGGGCTGCCGGGTGCGGCGACGCTGGGGATGCAGCGGCAGTTCTGGTCCAGCCACGTCACCGGCGTGCTGCCGTGGATCAACGAACACGCGAAGCCGGGCGCGCGCATCTACCTGCACGAGGTCAACGGCTTCTCGTTCCGCGACTACCAGCGCAACGGCATGCTGCGTCCGGACGTCCGGGCGGTGAACAGCCCGTTCGACGCGGACATCGTCGCGTACCAGTACCACCAGGAGTTCCGCGAGCACGAGTTCCTCACGTGGCAGGCCTTCGGCACGCGCACGCCCGTCACCGGGCTGTACCTGGACGAAACGCCGCAGGTCATCGTCTACCAACGCCCGGAGTAG
- a CDS encoding ATP-dependent DNA helicase, translated as MKAMLKKMVVAVALVASSPVMAADFHAASPLVSRQDQARLERERQERERQERERQARLERERQERERQARLERERQERERQARLERERQERERQARLERERQERERLARLERSRYGGGWLN; from the coding sequence ATGAAGGCGATGCTCAAGAAGATGGTGGTGGCTGTGGCGCTCGTCGCGAGCTCCCCGGTGATGGCGGCGGACTTCCACGCCGCCTCCCCCCTCGTGAGCCGCCAGGACCAGGCCCGCCTGGAGCGCGAGCGGCAGGAGCGGGAACGGCAGGAGCGCGAGCGGCAGGCGCGGCTGGAGCGCGAGCGTCAGGAGCGCGAGCGGCAGGCGCGGCTGGAGCGGGAACGGCAGGAGCGCGAGCGGCAGGCGCGGCTGGAGCGGGAACGGCAGGAGCGCGAGCGGCAGGCGCGGTTGGAGCGGGAACGGCAGGAGCGGGAGCGCCTGGCGCGGCTGGAGCGCAGCCGTTACGGCGGTGGCTGGCTGAACTAA
- a CDS encoding ATP-dependent DNA helicase, whose amino-acid sequence MKAMLKKMVVAVALVASSPVMAADFHGASPLVSRQDQARMERERHERERLARLERERQERARMERERQARLERERQERERQARIERERRERERQARIERERRERERLARLERERQERERLARRDSHYRGGWVN is encoded by the coding sequence ATGAAGGCGATGCTCAAGAAGATGGTGGTGGCCGTGGCGCTGGTCGCGAGCTCCCCGGTGATGGCGGCGGACTTCCACGGCGCCTCCCCCCTCGTGAGCCGTCAGGACCAGGCTCGCATGGAGCGCGAGCGGCACGAGCGGGAGCGGCTGGCGCGGCTGGAGCGGGAACGGCAGGAGCGGGCGCGGATGGAGCGCGAGCGTCAGGCCCGGCTGGAGCGCGAGCGGCAGGAGCGGGAGCGTCAGGCGCGCATCGAGCGCGAGCGTCGGGAGCGCGAGCGTCAGGCCCGCATCGAGCGTGAGCGTCGGGAGCGCGAGCGTCTGGCGCGGCTGGAGCGCGAGCGGCAGGAGCGGGAGCGGCTGGCGCGGCGCGACTCGCACTACCGGGGCGGCTGGGTGAACTAA
- a CDS encoding iron-containing alcohol dehydrogenase encodes MKPFDIPTEPRVTEMAWPTRIVFGAGALQKLPAHAARLNMKRPLLVTDAGVVKAGLAARVADVLKGAGMECAVFDRVEPNPTEKDVFAGLEAYRAHKADGIVALGGGSALDAGKLVQLLTTHEPPLSRYDDAKGGDQYVRDDLPPLIAIPTTAGTGSEVGRSGVVTLADTGRKTVIFSPHLLPKAAVIDPELTLGLPPSVTAATGMDALTHCIEAYVANGFHPLADAVAIDGVMRVGRSLVTAVKEGRDLAARTDMMVAAMEGAMAFQKGLGASHALAHALTPISNVPHGLANAIVLPAVMEFNRASCTARLARIATALGDTTNAREEVLAANAIDRVRKLAAAVGIPTRLRDAGVQEKDLEHIAQKAFQDASHQGNPRAVTEADLLAMAREAY; translated from the coding sequence ATGAAACCTTTCGACATTCCCACGGAGCCGCGGGTCACGGAGATGGCCTGGCCCACGCGCATCGTGTTTGGCGCGGGCGCGCTCCAGAAGCTGCCCGCGCACGCGGCGCGGTTGAACATGAAGCGCCCGCTGCTGGTGACGGACGCGGGCGTGGTGAAGGCGGGGCTCGCCGCGCGCGTCGCGGACGTGCTCAAGGGCGCGGGGATGGAGTGCGCGGTGTTCGACCGCGTGGAGCCCAACCCCACGGAGAAGGATGTGTTCGCGGGCCTGGAGGCCTACCGCGCGCACAAGGCGGACGGCATCGTCGCCCTGGGCGGCGGCAGCGCGCTGGACGCGGGCAAGCTGGTGCAACTGCTCACCACGCATGAGCCGCCGCTCAGCCGCTACGACGACGCGAAGGGCGGCGACCAGTACGTGCGCGACGACCTGCCTCCGCTCATCGCCATTCCGACGACGGCGGGCACGGGCTCTGAAGTGGGGCGCTCGGGCGTGGTGACGCTGGCGGACACGGGCCGCAAGACGGTCATCTTCAGCCCGCACCTGCTGCCGAAGGCGGCGGTCATCGACCCGGAGCTGACGCTGGGCCTGCCCCCGTCCGTCACGGCGGCCACGGGCATGGACGCGCTCACCCACTGCATCGAGGCGTATGTCGCCAATGGCTTCCATCCGCTCGCGGACGCGGTGGCCATCGACGGCGTGATGCGCGTGGGGCGCTCGCTGGTGACGGCGGTGAAGGAGGGCCGCGACCTGGCGGCGCGCACGGACATGATGGTGGCCGCGATGGAGGGCGCCATGGCCTTCCAGAAGGGCCTGGGCGCGAGCCACGCGCTGGCGCACGCGCTCACGCCCATCTCCAACGTGCCGCACGGCCTGGCGAACGCCATCGTCCTGCCCGCGGTGATGGAGTTCAACCGCGCGTCCTGCACGGCGCGGCTGGCGCGCATCGCCACGGCGCTGGGGGACACGACCAACGCGCGCGAGGAGGTGCTCGCGGCCAACGCCATCGACCGCGTGCGCAAGCTGGCGGCGGCCGTGGGGATTCCCACGCGGCTGCGCGACGCGGGCGTGCAGGAGAAGGACCTGGAGCACATCGCGCAGAAGGCCTTCCAGGACGCGTCCCACCAGGGGAACCCGCGCGCCGTGACGGAGGCGGACCTGCTGGCCATGGCCCGCGAGGCGTACTGA
- a CDS encoding glutamine synthetase family protein has product MASRPKAKVLTHPAMARRARAKERGEAGPRAAAGQQGDMDSLRRWMDEKGVRKVKLGAIDVDGVFRGKYVSLEKFYSAAKSGLGFCDVVFGWDLGDELLDNTKVTGWHTGYPDTPAKVDLSTARIIPWEPDTAAFLLDFVNPDGTPFEASPRQLLQKMGQRARKLGFLPKFGAEYEFFLFKEGPQSLHEKGFKDLTPLTPGMFGYSWLRTSMNAPLVHALIDGCNAYGLNIEGFHTETGPGVFEAAIRYDTLELAADRAALFKTVVKEICAKHGVSACFMAKVDPKLPGCSGHVHQSLWNLKDEENLFHDPSQKHGMSKLMRHYIGGQVALMPELTALYWPTINSYKRSVENTWAPTTATWGLENRTCAIRVIGDSGKSMRIEYRQLGADMNAYIGMAVSLAAGLWGIENEIEPPAPVLSNAYEAKNTKPLPRNLKDAVALLKNSERAREILGDGFVDHFVRTREWEVRQYERAVTSWELERYLELI; this is encoded by the coding sequence ATGGCGTCGCGTCCCAAGGCCAAGGTGCTCACCCATCCGGCGATGGCCCGCCGGGCTCGCGCGAAGGAGCGCGGCGAGGCAGGGCCGCGTGCGGCGGCCGGACAGCAGGGGGACATGGACTCCCTGCGCCGGTGGATGGACGAGAAGGGCGTCCGCAAGGTGAAGCTGGGCGCCATCGACGTGGATGGCGTCTTCCGAGGCAAGTACGTCTCGCTGGAGAAGTTCTACAGCGCCGCGAAGAGCGGCCTGGGCTTCTGCGACGTCGTCTTCGGCTGGGACCTGGGCGACGAGCTCTTGGACAACACGAAGGTGACGGGCTGGCACACGGGCTACCCGGACACGCCCGCGAAGGTGGACCTGTCCACCGCGCGCATCATCCCGTGGGAGCCGGACACCGCGGCGTTCCTGCTGGACTTCGTGAACCCGGACGGCACGCCCTTCGAGGCGAGTCCGCGCCAACTGCTCCAGAAGATGGGCCAGCGCGCGCGCAAGCTGGGCTTCCTGCCCAAGTTCGGCGCGGAGTACGAGTTCTTCCTCTTCAAGGAGGGCCCGCAGAGCCTGCATGAGAAGGGCTTCAAGGACCTCACGCCGCTGACGCCGGGCATGTTCGGCTACTCGTGGCTGCGCACCTCCATGAACGCGCCGCTGGTGCACGCGCTCATCGACGGGTGCAACGCGTACGGGCTCAACATCGAGGGCTTCCACACGGAGACGGGCCCCGGCGTCTTCGAGGCCGCCATCCGCTACGACACGCTGGAGTTGGCGGCGGACCGCGCGGCGCTCTTCAAGACGGTGGTGAAGGAGATCTGCGCGAAGCACGGCGTGTCCGCGTGCTTCATGGCGAAGGTGGACCCGAAGCTGCCGGGCTGCTCCGGCCACGTGCACCAGTCGCTGTGGAACCTGAAGGACGAGGAGAACCTCTTCCACGACCCGTCGCAGAAGCACGGGATGAGCAAGCTGATGCGGCACTACATCGGCGGGCAGGTGGCGCTGATGCCGGAGCTGACGGCGCTCTACTGGCCCACCATCAACAGCTACAAGCGCAGCGTGGAGAACACCTGGGCGCCCACCACCGCGACGTGGGGCCTGGAGAACCGCACCTGCGCCATCCGCGTCATCGGCGACAGCGGCAAGTCCATGCGCATCGAGTACCGCCAGTTGGGCGCGGACATGAACGCGTACATCGGCATGGCGGTGAGCCTGGCCGCGGGCCTGTGGGGCATCGAGAACGAAATCGAGCCGCCCGCGCCCGTGCTGTCCAACGCGTACGAGGCGAAGAACACCAAGCCGCTGCCCCGCAACCTGAAGGACGCGGTGGCGCTGCTCAAGAACAGCGAGCGCGCCCGCGAAATCCTGGGCGACGGCTTCGTGGACCATTTCGTGCGCACCCGCGAATGGGAGGTGCGCCAGTACGAGCGGGCGGTCACCTCCTGGGAGCTGGAGCGCTACCTGGAACTCATCTGA
- a CDS encoding aldehyde dehydrogenase family protein codes for MTDARSLTPKLPVLKLVIDGQQVDPIEGGTFAVVNPATGQKIADVPAGTAADVDRAVKAARRAFESGPWGKMTGRERGKLIRKLADLLYERREEFALVESLNNGKTFKDAIRGDVAPAAATLANFADMASTITGEVLPVDGPFHTYALKEPVGVVGAIVPWNYPTCMLGWKLGPALAAGCTVVVKPSEYTPLTALKLGALALEAGFPPGVINVVTGLGDPAGEAIARHPDVDKISFTGSGRTARRLLQASAASNLKKLTLELGGKSPQIIFPDADFDRAVEACFWGIFGNKGETCNAGSRVLVHEKAYDAFVAKLAEKARTMKVGDPLDATTEMGALVSQKQMDVVLGYIESGKQQGAKLLAGGGRDTEGLKAKGCFVKPTIFGDVKPDMKIAQEEIFGPVLSCLRFRDDAEAIAMANSTQYGLAASIWTGDVAKAHALAKQVKSGVVWINCFNEFDDAAPFGGYKESGWGKDLGHHALDGYLQTKAVWTKLPSP; via the coding sequence ATGACCGACGCTCGTTCGCTCACTCCCAAGCTCCCCGTGCTCAAGCTCGTCATCGACGGGCAGCAGGTGGACCCCATCGAAGGCGGCACCTTCGCGGTGGTGAATCCCGCTACCGGCCAGAAGATCGCGGACGTGCCCGCGGGCACCGCCGCGGACGTGGACCGCGCGGTGAAGGCCGCGCGCCGCGCCTTCGAATCCGGGCCGTGGGGGAAGATGACCGGCCGCGAGCGCGGCAAGCTCATCCGCAAGCTGGCGGACCTGCTCTACGAGCGCCGCGAGGAGTTCGCGCTCGTCGAGTCGCTGAACAACGGCAAGACCTTCAAGGACGCCATCCGGGGGGACGTGGCGCCGGCCGCCGCGACGCTCGCGAACTTCGCGGACATGGCCAGCACCATCACGGGCGAGGTGCTGCCCGTGGACGGCCCCTTCCACACCTACGCGCTCAAGGAGCCGGTGGGCGTGGTGGGCGCCATCGTGCCGTGGAACTACCCCACGTGCATGCTGGGCTGGAAGCTGGGGCCCGCGCTGGCCGCCGGCTGCACGGTGGTGGTGAAGCCGTCGGAATACACGCCGCTCACCGCGCTGAAGCTGGGCGCGCTGGCGCTGGAGGCGGGCTTCCCGCCCGGCGTCATCAACGTCGTCACCGGCCTGGGCGACCCCGCGGGTGAGGCCATCGCCCGGCACCCGGACGTGGACAAGATTTCGTTCACCGGCTCTGGCCGCACCGCGCGCCGGCTGCTCCAGGCGTCCGCCGCGAGCAACCTGAAGAAGCTGACGCTGGAGCTGGGCGGCAAGAGCCCGCAGATCATCTTCCCGGACGCGGACTTCGACCGCGCGGTGGAGGCGTGCTTCTGGGGCATCTTCGGCAACAAGGGTGAGACCTGCAACGCGGGCAGCCGCGTGCTGGTGCATGAGAAGGCCTACGACGCCTTCGTCGCGAAGCTCGCGGAGAAGGCGCGCACGATGAAGGTGGGCGACCCGCTGGACGCGACCACGGAGATGGGCGCGCTGGTGAGCCAGAAGCAGATGGACGTGGTGCTGGGCTACATCGAGAGCGGCAAGCAGCAGGGCGCGAAGCTGCTCGCGGGCGGTGGCCGCGACACCGAAGGGCTCAAGGCGAAGGGCTGCTTCGTGAAGCCCACCATCTTCGGCGACGTGAAGCCGGACATGAAGATCGCCCAGGAGGAGATCTTCGGCCCGGTGCTCAGCTGCCTGCGCTTCCGCGACGACGCGGAGGCCATCGCGATGGCGAACAGCACGCAGTACGGCCTGGCCGCGTCCATCTGGACCGGCGACGTCGCGAAGGCCCACGCGCTGGCGAAGCAGGTGAAGAGCGGCGTCGTGTGGATCAACTGCTTCAACGAGTTCGACGACGCGGCGCCCTTCGGTGGCTACAAGGAATCCGGTTGGGGCAAGGACCTGGGCCACCACGCGCTGGATGGCTATCTCCAGACGAAGGCCGTGTGGACGAAGCTGCCGTCTCCCTGA
- a CDS encoding glutamine amidotransferase, whose protein sequence is MTRQAAPMKNVLLLKAGDAATSVQLSVGDYERWFLQTIGLSGRRFDILPVHKGAPLPKDAKGYDAVMMTGSPLSVTQREPWMERAGAFMVEAGEQGIPVLGVCFGQQLLAEAYGGKVTRNPNGRETGTVEVALSPEGRADKLFTGLPERFAVQQTHEDIVSRLPEGATVLAGNANTANQALAFRNNVRGVQFHPEMPTDAMRAVILAREEKLDALAREKGVPEGEYVPRLLSGITPTPHAHRVLVNFLQHFT, encoded by the coding sequence ATGACGCGGCAAGCTGCCCCCATGAAGAACGTCCTCCTGCTGAAAGCCGGCGACGCGGCGACCTCCGTCCAGCTCTCCGTGGGCGACTATGAGCGGTGGTTTCTGCAAACCATCGGACTGTCCGGCCGGCGCTTCGACATCCTCCCCGTGCACAAGGGCGCGCCCCTGCCGAAGGACGCGAAGGGGTACGACGCGGTGATGATGACGGGCTCGCCCCTGTCGGTGACGCAGCGCGAGCCGTGGATGGAGCGCGCGGGCGCCTTCATGGTGGAGGCGGGCGAGCAGGGCATCCCCGTGCTCGGCGTGTGCTTTGGCCAACAACTCCTCGCCGAGGCCTACGGCGGCAAGGTGACGCGCAACCCCAACGGCCGCGAGACGGGCACCGTGGAGGTGGCGCTCTCACCCGAGGGCCGCGCGGACAAGCTGTTCACCGGCCTGCCGGAGCGCTTCGCCGTGCAGCAGACCCACGAGGACATCGTCTCCCGCCTGCCTGAAGGCGCGACGGTGCTCGCGGGCAACGCCAACACCGCGAACCAGGCGCTCGCGTTCCGGAACAACGTGCGCGGCGTGCAGTTCCACCCGGAGATGCCCACGGACGCCATGCGCGCGGTCATCCTCGCCCGCGAGGAGAAGCTGGACGCGCTCGCACGGGAGAAGGGCGTCCCCGAGGGCGAGTACGTCCCCCGGCTCCTGTCCGGCATCACGCCGACGCCGCACGCGCACCGGGTGCTGGTGAACTTTCTCCAACACTTCACCTGA